From a region of the Canis lupus dingo isolate Sandy chromosome 5, ASM325472v2, whole genome shotgun sequence genome:
- the WSCD1 gene encoding WSC domain-containing protein 1, translated as MAKPSFRLQKLLRRTQFLLFFLTAAYLMTGSLLLLQRVRVALPPGPRAPGPLQALPVAAVALGVGLLDSRALQAPRVSPELLLGVDVLHGPLARPRPGPRWLRGRNSELRQLRRRWFHHFMGDPQGPLAPGPEAPRPAAGSRGMYVGCFSDSGRDRTLKGAVFFDLRKMTVSHCQDACAERSYVYAGLEAGAECYCGNRLPVTSMGPEACNHECKGEKGSACGGVGRLSVYRVEELQPGSRKRRTVTYRGCFRLPENGTHAFPDSLVQANATVEACSGFCSQKEFPLAVLRGWECYCAYPTPQFSLRDAVDSSLCGQEPELQRLAEYCEVYQTPVQDTRCTDRRFLPTKSKVFVALSSFPGAGNTWARHLIEHATGFYTGSYYFDGTLYNKGFKGEKDHWRSRRTICVKTHESGRREIEMFDSAILLIRNPYRSLVAEFNRKCAGHLGYAADRNWKSKEWPDFVNSYAAWWSSHVLDWLRYGKRLLVVHYEELRHSLLPTLREMVAFLNVSVSEERLLCVENNKEGSFRRRGRRPHDPEPFTPEMRALIDGYIRTVDKALREHGGAGLPGEYVPR; from the exons ATGGCCAAACCCTCCTTCCGGCTGCAGAAGCTGCTCCGCCGCACCCAGTTCCTGCTCTTCTTCCTCACGGCCGCCTACCTGATGACCGGCAGCTTGCTGCTCCTGCAGCGAGTGCGCGTGGCCCTCCCGCCGGGACCCCGCGCACCTGGCCCCCTGCAGGCCTTGCCGGTGGCCGCCGTGGCGCTGGGCGTGGGCCTGCTGGACAGCCGGGCGCTGCAGGCCCCCCGTGTCAGCCCAGAGCTGCTGCTGGGCGTGGATGTGCTGCACGGGCCCCTGGCGCGGCCCCGGCCTGGGCCCCGCTGGCTCCGCGGCCGAAACTCGGAGCTCCGCCAGCTGCGGCGCCGCTGGTTTCACCACTTCATGGGCGACCCCCAGGGGCCGCTCGCCCCAGGCCCCGAGGCTCCCAGGCCCGCCGCTGGCAGCCGAG GAATGTACGTTGGCTGCTTCAGTGACAGTGGCCGGGACAGGACCCTGAAGGGGGCCGTGTTCTTTGACCTGAGAAAGATGACCGTCTCCCACTGCCAGGATGCATGCGCCGAGCG GTCCTACGTGTACGCGGGCTTGGAGGCCGGGGCAGAGTGCTACTGCGGGAACCGGCTCCCGGTGACCAGCATGGGGCCCGAGGCGTGCAACCACGAGTGCAAAGGAGAAAAGGGCTCTGCATGTGGGGGCGTCGGCCGGCTGTCTGTGTACCGCGTGGAGGAGCTGCAGCCCGGCTCCAGGAAGC GGAGGACCGTCACATACCGCGGATGCTTCAGGCTGCCGGAGAATGGCACCCACGCCTTCCCCGACTCCCTCGTGCAGGCCAACGCAACAGTGGAGGCGTGCTCGGGATTCTGTTCCCAGAAA GAGTTCCCTCTGGCCGTCCTCCGGGGCTGGGAGTGCTACTGCGCGTACCCCACGCCTCAGTTCAGCCTTCGGGATGCCGTGGACAGCTCGCTGTGTGGCCAGGAGCCTGAGCTACAGAGGCTGGCTGAGTACTGCGAGGTCTACCAGACGCCCGTGCAGG ACACCCGCTGCACTGACCGGAGGTTCCTGCCCACCAAGTCCAAGGTGTTTGTGGCTTTGTCGAGCTTCCCAGGTGCCGGGAACACGTGGGCGCGGCACCTCATCGAGCATGCCACAGGCTTCTACACCGGAAGCTACTACTTTGACGGGACCCTGTACAACAAAG GGTTCAAGGGTGAGAAAGACCACTGGCGCAGCCGGCGCACCATCTGCGTGAAGACCCATGAGAGCGGCAGGAGGGAGATTGAGATGTTCGATTCAGCCATCCTGCTGATCCGGAACCCGTACAGGTCCCTGGTGGCCGAGTTCAACCGCAAGTGTGCCGGGCACCTGGGCTATGCGGCCGATCGCAACTGGAAGAGCAAAG AGTGGCCGGACTTCGTCAACAGCTACGCGGCGTGGTGGTCGTCGCACGTGCTGGACTGGCTGCGGTACGGCAAGCGGCTGCTGGTGGTGCACTACGAGGAGCTGCGCCACAGCCTGCTGCCCACGCTGCGGGAGATGGTGGCCTTCCTCAACGTGTCTGTGAGCGAGGAGCGGCTGCTCTGCGTGGAGAACAACAAGGAGGGCAGCTTCCGGCGGCGCGGCCGGCGCCCCCACGACCCCGAGCCCTTCACCCCTGAGATGAGGGCGCTGATCGACGGCTACATCCGGACGGTGGACAAGGCGCTGCGTGAGCACGGCGGGGCCGGGCTTCCCGGCGAGTACGTGCCCAGATGA